In one Legionella clemsonensis genomic region, the following are encoded:
- the djlA gene encoding co-chaperone DjlA — protein sequence MNLRDFFTHYHWWGKILGAFFGYLIGGPAGALFGILIGNFFDRGIIEHFNRPHWYYYRERREAVQKVFFEATFSIMGHIAKADGRVSEQEIQMAKTLMDEMRLSREQKTLAKHFFNQGKAFTFDLAEMLTRLDQACYDNPELLKLFMDIQYRAAKTDNFSEPKMRALDVVFRRLGFAPIRQQYRFYEDFGFRSSQSSQRSQSQSSSGQKRQQYHYQTPPNNLAYAYALLEVDKNANKQEVKRAYRRLISKNHPDKLIAQGLPEQMIKMANEKTQKIRKAYEQICASKGWQC from the coding sequence ATGAATTTACGTGATTTTTTTACCCATTACCACTGGTGGGGGAAAATATTAGGTGCTTTTTTTGGCTACCTTATAGGAGGTCCGGCTGGTGCTTTGTTTGGTATTTTAATCGGCAATTTTTTTGATCGCGGTATCATTGAGCATTTTAACCGTCCCCACTGGTATTATTATAGAGAGCGACGCGAGGCTGTACAAAAAGTGTTTTTTGAGGCTACTTTTTCAATCATGGGACACATTGCTAAAGCAGATGGGCGTGTATCCGAACAAGAAATACAAATGGCAAAAACATTAATGGATGAGATGCGACTAAGTCGTGAACAAAAAACGCTGGCAAAGCATTTTTTTAATCAAGGAAAGGCGTTTACTTTTGATTTAGCAGAGATGCTGACTCGTTTGGATCAGGCCTGTTATGACAATCCTGAGTTATTAAAGCTATTCATGGACATTCAATACCGAGCAGCGAAAACGGATAACTTCTCTGAACCCAAAATGCGTGCATTGGATGTGGTATTTCGACGCTTAGGATTTGCTCCTATTCGCCAACAGTATCGCTTTTATGAGGATTTTGGCTTTCGTTCCTCACAATCTTCACAACGCTCTCAGTCCCAAAGCTCCTCTGGTCAAAAGCGGCAACAATACCATTATCAAACTCCACCTAACAATTTGGCCTACGCCTACGCCTTATTGGAAGTCGATAAAAATGCCAATAAACAAGAAGTAAAACGAGCCTATCGACGTTTAATTAGCAAAAATCATCCTGATAAACTTATTGCGCAAGGTTTACCAGAGCAAATGATAAAAATGGCCAATGAAAAGACTCAGAAAATACGCAAAGCTTACGAACAAATTTGTGCCAGTAAAGGCTGGCAGTGTTAG
- a CDS encoding alkene reductase has translation MTQLDLLLTPFQLSETLRLKNKIVMAPMTRNMAHDDLSPTALMAEYYARRADAGLIISEGTIISEDAKGYSNVPGIFTQEQIDGWKRITDSVHANKGHIFSQIWHVGRVSHPHFLKGALPISASETVMTGRISRKEGLTYGRSRAATLDEIKEKIESYAIAARNAIAAGFDGVEIHGANGYLIDQFLHYCTNHRTDSYGETPENMARFALEVVKACGDTIGYQKVGIRLSPGAYLNEIVGDKRDAQVFQYLLEKLNQLPIAYVHTGNFNDKVIFESLNQQTMTDFMRTYFEGVLIATGSYDFQEGEEKIKNEEFDLLGIGRPFIANPNLIRKLQNNETITPYDASMLTTLF, from the coding sequence ATGACACAGCTTGACTTACTTTTAACTCCGTTTCAATTAAGCGAAACCCTGCGCTTAAAAAATAAGATTGTTATGGCGCCTATGACTCGCAATATGGCTCATGATGATCTGAGTCCAACTGCACTTATGGCGGAATATTACGCGAGAAGGGCAGATGCAGGTTTAATTATTTCTGAAGGAACAATCATCAGTGAAGACGCTAAAGGATACAGTAATGTGCCGGGTATTTTTACCCAAGAACAAATTGATGGCTGGAAAAGGATAACTGATTCTGTTCATGCTAATAAAGGACATATTTTTTCACAAATCTGGCATGTGGGTAGGGTGTCTCACCCTCATTTTTTAAAGGGCGCGTTACCTATCTCGGCTTCAGAAACGGTAATGACTGGTCGAATATCAAGAAAGGAAGGTTTAACTTACGGGCGATCACGCGCGGCTACTTTAGATGAAATTAAAGAAAAAATTGAAAGTTACGCCATAGCAGCAAGAAACGCGATTGCAGCAGGATTTGATGGAGTTGAGATTCATGGGGCTAATGGATATCTGATCGATCAGTTTTTACATTATTGCACGAACCACAGAACAGATTCTTATGGTGAAACCCCTGAAAACATGGCGCGTTTTGCTCTAGAGGTAGTTAAGGCTTGTGGTGATACAATTGGATATCAAAAAGTAGGTATTCGGTTATCACCTGGTGCTTATCTTAATGAAATCGTTGGTGATAAACGGGACGCGCAAGTATTTCAGTATCTTCTAGAGAAATTAAATCAACTACCAATCGCATATGTTCATACAGGTAACTTTAACGATAAAGTGATTTTCGAATCGTTAAATCAACAAACAATGACTGACTTTATGCGCACCTATTTTGAAGGAGTACTCATTGCCACAGGGAGTTATGATTTTCAAGAAGGGGAGGAAAAAATTAAGAATGAAGAATTTGATTTGTTAGGAATTGGTAGACCATTTATCGCAAATCCTAATTTAATTCGGAAATTACAAAATAATGAAACAATAACTCCATATGATGCATCCATGCTAACTACTTTGTTCTGA
- a CDS encoding ArsR/SmtB family transcription factor, whose amino-acid sequence MNILLVLKALSNENRLKILEWLKEPAKYFTSSHCDVSTEGVCVGLIEQKIGLSQSTVSQYLLQLHQAGLILMERRGQWTYCKLNKPFISEFLIQLQKIL is encoded by the coding sequence ATGAACATTTTACTCGTTTTAAAAGCGCTCTCTAACGAGAACCGCCTTAAAATTCTTGAATGGCTAAAAGAGCCCGCCAAATACTTCACTTCGTCACACTGTGATGTCAGTACAGAAGGCGTTTGTGTGGGTTTGATTGAGCAAAAAATAGGGTTATCTCAATCAACCGTTTCGCAATATCTGTTGCAGCTTCATCAGGCGGGATTAATCCTCATGGAGCGTCGCGGACAATGGACTTATTGTAAATTGAACAAGCCTTTTATTAGTGAATTTTTAATTCAATTGCAAAAGATACTGTAA
- a CDS encoding DesA family fatty acid desaturase, translating into MFGLLDFSWWSYVLACLILTQITIASVTVYLHRCQTHRALKLHPVVSHFFRFWLWLTTGMVTAEWVAIHRKHHATTDIEGDPHSPKLFGIKKVFWQVPELYREMSKDKELIQKYSHGTPDDLIERKLYTPHNKMGILLMFLLDLLIFGSIGITIWAIQMMWIPLSAGVINGIGHYRGYRNFECSDASTNVFPWGLFIGGEELHNNHHAFASSAKFSMKWWEIDLGWFYIKCLSLLGLAQVKKLPPQLIFNKEKTCVDLDTVKAVISHRFQVMSEYYKLVTKPILRHEKRNKGIEKRALKEASKLLQREEKLLSSQATSTLHFLLSQYHTIQLIHSYRQSLQNIWLKTSSSQDQLIDSLRQWCKQAEASGLERLRQFALHLKSYGLKRASFINFSS; encoded by the coding sequence ATGTTTGGTCTCTTAGATTTTTCATGGTGGTCTTATGTCTTGGCATGTCTAATTCTTACGCAAATCACCATTGCCTCAGTAACTGTCTATTTGCACCGCTGTCAAACACACCGAGCTTTAAAATTACATCCCGTTGTTAGTCATTTCTTTCGTTTTTGGTTGTGGCTCACTACTGGTATGGTCACAGCTGAATGGGTAGCAATTCATCGCAAACACCACGCGACCACTGATATAGAGGGCGATCCGCATAGTCCTAAACTCTTTGGGATAAAAAAAGTCTTTTGGCAAGTGCCCGAGTTATATCGGGAAATGTCTAAAGACAAAGAGTTGATTCAAAAATATTCTCATGGAACACCGGATGATTTAATTGAGCGTAAATTGTATACTCCGCATAATAAGATGGGCATCCTTCTTATGTTTTTGCTCGATCTTCTAATCTTCGGTAGTATTGGTATCACCATTTGGGCAATCCAGATGATGTGGATCCCGCTCTCCGCCGGAGTCATTAACGGAATTGGACATTATAGAGGGTATCGAAATTTTGAATGTTCAGACGCATCCACGAATGTCTTTCCCTGGGGATTATTTATTGGTGGGGAGGAGTTGCACAATAACCACCATGCATTCGCTTCTTCGGCAAAATTCTCCATGAAGTGGTGGGAAATCGATTTGGGATGGTTTTACATCAAATGTTTATCTTTATTAGGGCTTGCTCAAGTAAAAAAATTACCCCCACAACTTATTTTTAACAAAGAAAAAACCTGTGTAGATCTAGATACTGTAAAAGCAGTAATTAGTCATCGTTTTCAAGTTATGTCTGAATACTATAAGCTCGTTACAAAACCCATTCTTCGTCATGAAAAAAGAAACAAGGGTATAGAGAAACGTGCGCTTAAAGAAGCTTCAAAATTATTACAACGTGAAGAAAAGTTGTTATCTTCGCAAGCAACCTCAACTCTACATTTTTTGTTGAGTCAATATCATACTATTCAACTAATTCATAGTTATCGGCAATCACTACAGAATATATGGTTAAAGACTTCCTCCTCACAAGATCAGTTAATTGACAGCTTACGTCAATGGTGCAAACAAGCAGAAGCCTCCGGTCTTGAGAGGCTTCGTCAGTTCGCACTGCATTTGAAAAGTTATGGACTTAAGCGCGCTTCCTTCATTAACTTCTCTTCATAA
- a CDS encoding Glu/Leu/Phe/Val family dehydrogenase encodes MSNNGFLRRSINRLERAASYIDIDPDVIEKLRHPKACLQVSIPIRLDNGELKIFQGFRVHYETARGPGKGGIRYHPLVNMEEVQALALLMSLKCAVAGLPFGGSKGGINVSATDLNPRELERLTRKYIELIADFIGTDRDIPGPDLYTTPRIMSWMMDEFSRIVRQHSPAIVTGKPIPLNGSQGRDTATGRGAYYCIKEIEKKRNWSAKDMTVAIQGFGNAAQPVAELLYQDGYKIIAVSEADGGIYMQDGINIPELMHKKKHMKSVHDVYCKKSVCELQGGKSISNEALLTLDVDILIPAAIEDQITKENADKIKANMIVEIANGPITLEADKILNKKNILIIPDILANVGGVIVSYFEWIQNKSGDYWDLDTIHKRLKDKIIKEFNTIYQLTKKHNTDMRNAAHIHALTRYYNALACEDSYLDISQKDQPN; translated from the coding sequence ATGAGTAATAATGGATTTCTTAGACGCTCTATTAACAGGCTAGAGCGAGCTGCTTCCTATATAGATATTGATCCGGATGTAATTGAAAAATTAAGACATCCTAAAGCTTGCTTACAAGTCAGTATACCTATTCGGCTAGACAATGGTGAATTAAAAATATTCCAGGGATTCCGTGTTCATTATGAAACCGCGCGGGGCCCTGGAAAAGGTGGTATCCGTTATCATCCCTTAGTGAATATGGAGGAAGTGCAAGCACTAGCCTTATTGATGAGCTTAAAATGTGCCGTTGCAGGGCTTCCTTTTGGTGGTAGTAAAGGCGGAATCAATGTATCAGCTACCGATTTAAACCCAAGGGAGTTAGAGCGATTAACCCGTAAGTACATTGAACTCATTGCCGATTTTATTGGAACTGATCGAGATATTCCTGGCCCGGATCTTTACACCACTCCACGTATCATGAGTTGGATGATGGATGAGTTTTCAAGAATTGTCCGCCAACATAGTCCAGCAATTGTCACAGGTAAACCAATTCCATTAAATGGAAGCCAAGGACGGGACACTGCAACCGGCCGCGGAGCTTATTACTGCATTAAAGAAATAGAAAAGAAACGTAACTGGTCTGCCAAGGACATGACAGTTGCTATACAGGGTTTCGGCAATGCAGCTCAGCCTGTAGCGGAATTGCTGTATCAAGATGGTTATAAAATCATTGCCGTAAGTGAAGCAGACGGCGGAATTTATATGCAGGATGGTATTAATATTCCTGAGTTGATGCATAAGAAAAAACACATGAAATCGGTACATGACGTGTATTGTAAGAAATCCGTTTGTGAGCTTCAGGGAGGTAAAAGTATCTCTAATGAGGCCTTGTTGACTCTGGATGTGGACATTTTGATTCCAGCTGCCATAGAAGATCAAATTACGAAAGAGAATGCAGATAAGATTAAAGCGAATATGATCGTTGAAATTGCGAATGGCCCAATCACATTAGAAGCAGATAAGATTTTGAATAAAAAAAATATTTTGATTATACCGGATATTCTTGCCAATGTGGGTGGAGTTATTGTCAGTTATTTTGAATGGATTCAGAATAAATCCGGTGATTATTGGGATCTTGATACCATTCATAAACGGCTAAAAGATAAGATTATCAAAGAGTTTAATACTATTTATCAATTAACAAAAAAACACAATACAGACATGAGAAATGCTGCTCATATTCATGCCTTAACACGCTACTATAATGCCTTAGCGTGCGAGGATTCTTATTTAGATATTTCACAAAAAGATCAACCCAATTAG
- a CDS encoding L,D-transpeptidase, whose amino-acid sequence MKKLLLWVGLLCLGLAGCMPYCDESCYITDDVGMVHRTIHYTEDKRGRDYFPVKAPATGKKQFIFDPKAYAWAAYDAEGNRVMTGSASGGKDVCDENQNQSCRTVTGTFHVYHKRGIDCRSGEYPVETTGGAKMPYCMYFFQGYTIHAGYEVPMANTSHGCVRVFPSAAKWLNEQFITVGTQVTVLPYADEDKVS is encoded by the coding sequence ATGAAGAAGTTGTTGTTGTGGGTTGGCTTACTGTGTCTTGGATTGGCAGGCTGCATGCCCTATTGCGATGAGTCTTGTTATATCACCGATGATGTAGGAATGGTTCATCGCACTATTCATTACACAGAAGATAAGCGAGGTCGTGACTACTTCCCTGTAAAAGCTCCTGCTACCGGTAAAAAACAGTTTATTTTTGATCCAAAAGCGTATGCCTGGGCAGCTTATGATGCAGAGGGTAATCGAGTAATGACTGGTAGTGCTTCTGGTGGTAAGGACGTTTGTGATGAAAATCAAAACCAATCCTGTCGCACTGTTACCGGTACTTTCCACGTTTATCATAAGCGAGGTATTGATTGTCGTTCAGGTGAATATCCTGTCGAGACTACAGGAGGGGCTAAAATGCCTTATTGCATGTATTTCTTCCAAGGGTATACCATTCACGCAGGCTATGAAGTACCTATGGCCAATACCAGTCACGGTTGCGTACGGGTTTTCCCAAGTGCTGCCAAATGGCTAAACGAGCAATTTATAACAGTTGGTACCCAAGTAACCGTACTTCCCTATGCTGATGAAGATAAAGTTAGCTAA
- the ettA gene encoding energy-dependent translational throttle protein EttA: MSSQYIFTMNRVSKVVDNQRFILKDISLSFFPGAKIGVLGLNGSGKSTLLRIMAGVDTQYDGEARPQPGIKIGYLAQEPQLDLTKTVREVVEEGVAEIKAKLAEFDEISMRFAEPMSDDEMNALLARQGELQNDIEACGGWELDRKLDVAADALRLPDWNAVISQLSGGERRRVALCRLLLSNPDMLLLDEPTNHLDAESVAWLERYLEDFPGTVVAITHDRYFLDNAAEWILELDRGEGIPYKGNYTSWLEQKEARLTMEDKQQAAHQRAIKAELEWVRTSPKGRHAKNKARLARFEEMNSKEFQKRNETNELYIPPGERLGDLVIEATHLRKSFGDRVLIDDLSFQLPKGGILGIIGPNGAGKSTFLKMITGQEEPDGGEIRIGETVNLAYVDQMRDHLDDNKTVWQEISDGHDIMQVGAFQMPSRAYVGRFNFKGGDQQKKMSQLSGGERNRVHLAKLLKRGANVILLDEPSNDLDVETLRALEEALLNFPGCAIVISHDRWFLDRICTHLMAFEGDSQVVFIEGNYTDYEIDRKRRLGDAADKPSRIKYRRLEA, translated from the coding sequence ATGTCGTCGCAATATATTTTTACCATGAATAGGGTGAGTAAAGTCGTTGATAATCAACGCTTTATTCTAAAAGATATCTCATTAAGTTTTTTTCCAGGCGCTAAAATTGGTGTTTTGGGGTTAAACGGTTCGGGTAAGTCAACACTATTGCGTATTATGGCAGGCGTTGATACACAGTATGACGGTGAAGCGCGTCCTCAACCAGGGATTAAAATCGGTTATTTGGCACAAGAGCCGCAACTGGATTTAACAAAGACCGTGCGAGAAGTGGTAGAAGAAGGCGTTGCTGAAATTAAGGCAAAGCTTGCGGAGTTTGATGAAATCAGCATGCGCTTCGCTGAACCTATGAGTGATGATGAAATGAATGCATTGCTGGCCAGGCAAGGTGAGTTGCAAAATGATATCGAAGCCTGTGGTGGCTGGGAACTTGATCGCAAATTAGACGTTGCTGCTGATGCACTCCGATTACCTGACTGGAATGCTGTAATAAGTCAACTTTCTGGAGGAGAGCGTCGACGGGTGGCATTATGTCGCTTACTGTTATCCAATCCAGATATGCTCCTGCTTGATGAGCCTACTAATCATCTTGATGCAGAAAGTGTGGCTTGGCTTGAGCGTTACCTCGAGGATTTTCCAGGCACTGTGGTTGCAATTACTCATGATCGCTATTTCCTTGACAATGCTGCAGAGTGGATTTTGGAACTGGATCGAGGTGAAGGTATTCCCTATAAGGGTAATTACACCTCATGGCTGGAGCAGAAAGAAGCTCGTCTGACCATGGAAGATAAACAACAAGCAGCCCATCAGCGTGCTATTAAGGCTGAACTAGAATGGGTACGTACTTCCCCGAAAGGTCGCCACGCTAAAAATAAAGCAAGACTTGCCCGTTTTGAAGAAATGAATTCAAAAGAATTCCAAAAGCGTAATGAAACCAATGAACTTTATATTCCCCCTGGCGAACGCCTAGGAGATTTGGTCATTGAAGCGACGCATTTGCGTAAATCGTTTGGTGATCGTGTATTAATTGATGATTTAAGTTTTCAATTACCCAAAGGGGGAATTCTTGGAATTATCGGGCCTAACGGAGCAGGTAAATCTACTTTTCTAAAAATGATTACTGGTCAGGAAGAACCTGATGGTGGCGAAATTCGTATTGGAGAAACTGTGAATTTAGCGTATGTCGATCAGATGCGAGATCATCTTGATGATAATAAAACCGTCTGGCAAGAAATTTCCGATGGTCATGATATTATGCAAGTTGGCGCTTTCCAAATGCCTTCACGTGCTTATGTGGGTCGTTTTAATTTCAAAGGGGGCGACCAGCAAAAGAAAATGTCACAATTATCCGGCGGAGAGCGAAATCGCGTCCATTTAGCCAAGCTGCTAAAGCGTGGAGCAAATGTCATTCTCCTTGACGAGCCAAGCAATGATTTGGATGTGGAAACCTTGCGAGCACTGGAAGAAGCGTTGTTGAATTTTCCAGGTTGTGCAATTGTTATTTCGCATGATCGCTGGTTCCTTGATCGCATCTGTACTCATTTAATGGCATTTGAAGGAGACTCACAAGTTGTTTTCATTGAGGGCAACTATACCGATTATGAGATTGATAGAAAACGACGTTTGGGGGATGCAGCGGATAAACCGTCACGTATTAAATATCGTCGTTTAGAGGCATAA
- the tdh gene encoding L-threonine 3-dehydrogenase codes for MKSLVKAKREPGIWMQDVPVPEYGVNDVLIKIHKTAICGTDIHIYSWDEWAQATIPVPMTVGHEFYGEIVEIGREVQGLKVGQRVSGEGHITCGMCRNCRAGKRHLCRNTQGVGVNRPGCFAEYLSLPATNVLVLPDNISGDQASILDPFGNATHCALAFDMVGEDVLITGAGPIGIMAVAIARHVGARHVVITDVNEYRLELAQKMGATKAVNVKYHSIKEIMNELGMQEGFDVGLEMSGNSMALNDMVKAMNHGGHIAMLGIPPQETSIDWNQVIFKGLVIKGIYGREMFETWYKMIAMLQSGLNLEPVITHHFRVEDYQHAFKMMASGQSGKVILDWI; via the coding sequence ATGAAATCCTTAGTAAAAGCAAAACGTGAACCAGGAATATGGATGCAAGATGTTCCCGTACCGGAATATGGGGTAAATGACGTACTGATTAAAATTCACAAAACGGCCATTTGCGGTACAGATATTCATATTTATTCCTGGGACGAATGGGCTCAGGCTACAATACCGGTACCAATGACTGTAGGTCATGAATTTTATGGTGAAATTGTTGAAATTGGTCGGGAAGTTCAGGGCTTAAAAGTAGGGCAACGTGTGTCGGGAGAAGGGCATATTACTTGTGGTATGTGTCGCAACTGCCGCGCTGGCAAGCGTCATCTTTGTCGTAATACCCAGGGTGTTGGTGTCAATCGTCCTGGCTGTTTTGCCGAATATTTATCCTTGCCAGCCACCAACGTACTGGTTTTACCCGATAATATTTCAGGCGACCAAGCCTCCATTCTTGATCCATTCGGCAATGCAACTCACTGTGCTTTAGCGTTCGATATGGTAGGAGAAGATGTATTAATAACAGGTGCAGGTCCTATTGGCATCATGGCAGTTGCTATTGCCCGTCATGTGGGTGCGCGTCATGTGGTCATTACAGATGTCAATGAATATCGATTGGAATTGGCTCAGAAAATGGGGGCTACCAAAGCGGTTAATGTAAAATATCACTCGATAAAAGAGATAATGAATGAGTTAGGGATGCAGGAAGGTTTTGATGTAGGTTTGGAAATGTCCGGAAATTCGATGGCTTTGAATGATATGGTCAAGGCAATGAACCACGGAGGCCACATTGCAATGCTTGGGATTCCCCCACAAGAAACATCTATTGACTGGAATCAGGTGATTTTTAAAGGTTTGGTGATTAAAGGTATTTATGGTCGCGAAATGTTTGAGACCTGGTATAAAATGATAGCCATGTTACAAAGTGGTTTAAATCTGGAGCCAGTAATTACTCATCATTTCCGGGTAGAGGATTACCAACATGCTTTTAAGATGATGGCTTCTGGTCAATCAGGAAAAGTGATTCTGGATTGGATTTAA
- a CDS encoding glycine C-acetyltransferase translates to MVERFTEFLQSEIDTLKKEGLYKGERVITSQQQAAVTVKEGKVINLCANNYLGLANHPALIAEGQKALEQYGYGMASVRFICGTQTPHKELERKISQFLSMEDTILYSSCFDANTGLFETLLGPEDAIISDALNHASIIDGVRLCKAARFRYANNDMKDLEEQLKAAKEARFRLIATDGVFSMDGIIANLPAICELAERYDAMVMVDDSHAVGFMGETGRGTPEYCGVADRIDIITGTLGKALGGASGGYTAANATIVDWLRQRSRPYLFSNTLAPVIAQSSIAVLDLLQLSNELAQKLKRNSQYFRNGMSELGFDLIPGEHPIIPVMLGNAALAGKMAARLLEKGIYVVGFSYPVVPKGKARIRTQMSAAHELEHLDKALEAFAKVGKELGVIS, encoded by the coding sequence GTGGTTGAGCGATTTACTGAATTTTTGCAGTCTGAAATAGATACACTCAAAAAAGAAGGGTTATATAAAGGAGAGCGTGTCATAACTAGTCAGCAGCAGGCTGCAGTGACAGTAAAAGAGGGAAAAGTTATTAACCTATGTGCAAACAACTATCTGGGGCTTGCCAATCATCCTGCCTTAATCGCTGAAGGACAAAAAGCACTGGAGCAATACGGCTATGGCATGGCTTCTGTGCGATTTATCTGTGGTACTCAAACACCTCATAAGGAATTGGAAAGAAAAATAAGTCAATTTTTAAGTATGGAAGACACTATTCTTTATTCTTCCTGCTTTGATGCAAATACAGGTTTGTTTGAAACTTTACTGGGCCCTGAAGATGCGATTATTAGTGATGCCTTAAATCATGCGAGTATCATTGATGGTGTTCGCTTGTGCAAGGCAGCTCGTTTTCGCTATGCGAATAATGACATGAAGGATTTGGAGGAGCAGCTTAAGGCTGCCAAAGAGGCTCGTTTTCGTTTAATTGCAACAGACGGTGTGTTTTCCATGGATGGGATTATTGCGAATTTACCAGCCATTTGCGAGTTGGCAGAACGCTATGATGCCATGGTAATGGTTGATGATTCTCATGCAGTTGGTTTCATGGGTGAAACAGGACGAGGAACACCGGAATATTGTGGTGTTGCAGACAGAATTGACATTATTACCGGAACGCTTGGTAAGGCATTGGGTGGTGCTTCTGGGGGCTATACTGCAGCAAATGCAACCATCGTCGATTGGCTTCGACAACGCTCAAGACCCTATCTTTTCTCAAATACATTGGCACCTGTGATTGCTCAAAGCTCAATAGCTGTTCTTGATTTATTACAACTTAGTAATGAACTGGCACAAAAATTAAAGCGCAATAGCCAATACTTCAGAAACGGTATGAGTGAACTTGGTTTTGATTTAATTCCAGGTGAACATCCCATTATTCCCGTCATGCTGGGGAATGCCGCACTTGCTGGAAAAATGGCTGCTCGACTTCTTGAGAAAGGCATTTATGTTGTAGGATTTTCTTATCCAGTAGTGCCTAAAGGTAAGGCTCGCATTCGTACGCAAATGTCTGCAGCTCATGAACTGGAACATTTGGATAAAGCATTGGAAGCGTTTGCAAAAGTAGGTAAAGAGCTTGGTGTTATTAGTTAA